The following is a genomic window from Mycoplasma bradburyae.
AAAGAAGATACGTGATGAAAACTAATACCTTTAAAAGATAAAAATTCAAAGATCCTTTTTGATGATAACGGAAATCCGATCTATTTCAGAGCATCATTAAATTTTCAAAACACATGATCGGATAAAAATAACATCCATTTAAATTTTGAGGTAATAATTGAAAATGATTCAATTCTGCCTCCCAACTTTGTTCAGAGTAATGTTTCAATTGCTGGAACAATATATCCAACATTAATTGATTTAGTTAATGAAGAGGATAATTTCAAAACTAAAAAAGCGATAATAAAAGTTGTTGTTCCTATTGAAAAAATTACTACCGAAAAATTTGAAGAAGGTATAGAATTACCGGTCGTAATTGATTTTTACCTGCAAAAAGATATCCTAGATGGAATTAAAGATTCATTAGAATCTAATGCTCTTAGGTTATTAATCGAAAATTTAAAAAATTCTAGAATTACAACTAAAATTAAGTTCAATAATTACCTATTTTTTAAGAAAAGAAGAGGTGAAAAAGAGGTTGATTCTTCATACGAAAATTCTGAAAAAAGAAAATTAAGTTGATACCAACCTAACTATACGCATCTGAGTGATTTAGATCAGATTAAGGAATTAATTACTTTAAATATAAATTCAGTTGTAACTGTATTTAATTACAAAATCTCTTTCCGATATTCTTCTTCTGTTAACGGATCGCCAAAAAGCTTTAATATTTCAGAGAGAAGTCAAATAACATATCCTCCCAATACAGATATTAAATTTGGTTTAGAGAGTAATTACATATACGACACAAATACTAATGAAATTTTAGATAGAGGAATAAACAATCATTATTTCTTTTTACCGAATGGT
Proteins encoded in this region:
- a CDS encoding DUF5443 family protein produces the protein MLITNHIIFDSNNKPIIINKEDTWWKLIPLKDKNSKILFDDNGNPIYFRASLNFQNTWSDKNNIHLNFEVIIENDSILPPNFVQSNVSIAGTIYPTLIDLVNEEDNFKTKKAIIKVVVPIEKITTEKFEEGIELPVVIDFYLQKDILDGIKDSLESNALRLLIENLKNSRITTKIKFNNYLFFKKRRGEKEVDSSYENSEKRKLSWYQPNYTHLSDLDQIKELITLNINSVVTVFNYKISFRYSSSVNGSPKSFNISERSQITYPPNTDIKFGLESNYIYDTNTNEILDRGINNHYFFLPNGGEGLYSVQISLLINKVKYDLEAANTFSYFSWLDNQSKLDFIDIFPKVIKSIGSYAIVE